The following are encoded together in the Arcticibacterium luteifluviistationis genome:
- the dnaE gene encoding DNA polymerase III subunit alpha, which produces MQFSHLHNHTQFSLLDGASSIKKIFQKAKDDNMPAVAITDHGNMFGVFDFVANASKFGIKPIVGCELYVVEDHTIKQFTKEKKDKRYHQLLLAKSPQGYQNLIKLCSLGYMDGLYSKYPRVTKALIEKYKEGLIATTCCLGARVPQEILRHGEKAGLEEFKWWLDRFGEDYYIEIQRHDIPDQNKVNQVLLKWAKEYGVNVIASNDSHYVDQEDWVAHDILLCVNTNEKMATPKMKDYDDQGGSKSGRFAFYNDQFYFKTTAEMTQLFSDIPAAIDNTNEIVGKVETLELKQDIMLPNFPIPEEFKKHADDKLNQWEYLQHLTYEGAKKRYGEITEEVKERIDFELFTIRTMGFAGYFLIVMDFIDAGRKLDVMIGPGRGSAAGSVVAYCIEITNIDPIKYNLLFERFLNPDRKSMPDIDTDFDDEGRQKVIDYVVDKYGKNQVAQIITYGTMATKSAIKDVSRVMELPLADANYIAKMVPDKPSYGMNFEKLIHYSETGPHKSLSSLGLSPEEVANVQKIRDFYHGTGLEAKVLKQAEKLEGTVRNTGIHAAGIIIAPHDLSDIVPVSTSKDSDLLVTQYEGKIIEDAGVIKMDFLGLRNLTIIKEALRMIKENHGQGIDPDNATEKQKRTLDLMENGIDYIPLDDPETYGLFQRGETNAIFQFESDGMKKYMKELKPDQFGDLIAMNALYRPGPIAYIPDFILRKHGKQEITYDLPEMEEYLSESYGITVYQEQVMLLSQKLANFTKGDADVLRKAMGKKQIEVLNKLKSKFLEGGAENGHPEEILNKVWKDWEAFAQYAFNKSHSTCYAFVAYQTAYLKTHYPSEYMAGVLTSQLGNIDKITFFMEECRALGLPVLGPDVNESAKRFGVNENGEIRFGLAGIKGSGDAAVDDIITNREQGPYKDIYDFMTRITLRTVNKKTLESLVYAGGFDCFEEVDRSQYFAQYPQGGNFIEMLIRYANKIQEDKDSAQASLFGDSAGGGAVASPIPEKVEPWGNIERLKYEKEVVGFYISGHPLDQFSIEMSLCKPLDTLMLPENKDRDFSVGGVITMVQHRQSKNGNPFAIFKLEDYAGSLEMMLFGKDHVTFNNYLMEGQFLFIRGKIQSRWNREDEFEFKPKEMKLLSEVKKQYFKEVNLKIDLNKINESFIQNLRKVSTSHPGDFELKFSIFDNAEELNLNLFSRNSKIDINKEVYQELNELLGEGNVTFA; this is translated from the coding sequence ATGCAGTTTTCCCACCTTCATAATCATACGCAATTTTCCCTTTTAGATGGTGCTTCCAGTATAAAAAAAATCTTTCAAAAAGCTAAGGATGATAATATGCCAGCGGTGGCTATTACCGACCATGGTAATATGTTTGGGGTTTTTGATTTTGTAGCTAATGCCAGCAAATTTGGGATAAAGCCTATTGTGGGTTGTGAATTATATGTGGTAGAAGATCATACTATAAAGCAGTTTACTAAAGAGAAAAAGGATAAAAGATATCATCAGCTTTTATTAGCAAAATCACCACAAGGGTATCAAAACCTTATAAAACTGTGCTCTTTAGGCTACATGGATGGTCTTTACAGTAAGTATCCTAGAGTAACTAAGGCGTTAATAGAAAAGTATAAAGAAGGCCTAATAGCTACTACATGCTGTTTGGGAGCAAGGGTTCCTCAAGAGATTTTAAGACATGGTGAAAAGGCCGGTTTAGAAGAGTTTAAGTGGTGGCTTGACAGGTTTGGAGAGGATTATTACATAGAAATTCAACGACATGATATTCCTGACCAAAACAAGGTCAATCAAGTATTGCTTAAATGGGCAAAAGAATATGGTGTAAATGTGATAGCGTCAAATGACTCTCATTATGTAGACCAAGAAGACTGGGTGGCTCATGATATTTTGTTGTGTGTAAACACCAACGAAAAAATGGCTACGCCCAAAATGAAGGACTACGATGATCAGGGCGGTAGTAAAAGTGGAAGGTTTGCTTTTTATAACGACCAGTTCTATTTCAAGACTACGGCGGAAATGACGCAGCTTTTTAGCGACATTCCGGCGGCTATAGATAATACCAATGAAATAGTAGGGAAAGTAGAGACGCTGGAACTTAAGCAGGATATCATGCTTCCCAACTTCCCAATTCCAGAGGAGTTTAAAAAACATGCCGACGATAAGCTAAATCAGTGGGAGTATTTACAGCATTTGACCTATGAAGGGGCAAAGAAACGCTATGGAGAAATTACGGAAGAAGTAAAAGAGCGAATTGATTTTGAGCTATTCACCATTAGAACCATGGGTTTTGCTGGGTATTTCCTCATTGTGATGGACTTTATTGATGCAGGAAGAAAGCTTGATGTGATGATTGGCCCTGGTAGGGGGTCTGCGGCAGGTTCTGTGGTGGCGTATTGTATTGAAATTACCAATATTGACCCCATTAAGTATAACCTGCTTTTTGAGCGTTTTCTTAACCCAGATAGAAAGTCAATGCCCGATATTGATACCGATTTTGATGATGAAGGTCGTCAAAAGGTTATTGATTATGTGGTAGATAAATATGGTAAAAACCAAGTAGCTCAGATTATTACTTACGGTACTATGGCCACTAAATCGGCCATTAAGGATGTATCTAGGGTAATGGAGCTACCGTTAGCTGATGCCAATTATATAGCTAAGATGGTGCCTGATAAGCCATCTTATGGAATGAATTTTGAAAAGCTTATTCACTATTCAGAAACAGGGCCTCATAAAAGTTTGTCTTCTTTAGGACTAAGCCCTGAAGAGGTTGCTAATGTTCAGAAAATTAGAGATTTTTACCATGGCACGGGTCTGGAAGCCAAGGTGTTAAAGCAAGCGGAAAAACTAGAAGGAACAGTAAGAAACACGGGTATTCACGCGGCAGGAATTATCATTGCTCCGCATGATTTATCTGATATTGTTCCTGTAAGTACTTCCAAAGACTCTGACCTTTTGGTAACGCAATATGAAGGTAAAATAATTGAGGATGCTGGGGTAATCAAGATGGACTTTTTGGGTCTACGAAATCTTACGATTATCAAGGAAGCCCTCAGAATGATTAAAGAGAATCATGGTCAGGGAATCGATCCTGATAATGCTACGGAAAAGCAGAAAAGGACGCTAGACCTGATGGAGAACGGAATAGATTATATTCCGCTAGATGACCCTGAAACATACGGACTTTTTCAAAGAGGGGAGACCAACGCAATTTTCCAGTTTGAGTCTGATGGGATGAAAAAGTACATGAAGGAGCTTAAACCTGATCAGTTTGGTGACTTGATTGCTATGAACGCCCTGTATCGTCCTGGGCCTATTGCCTATATTCCTGATTTTATTTTGCGTAAGCATGGTAAGCAAGAAATTACCTATGACTTGCCAGAAATGGAAGAGTACCTTTCTGAAAGTTATGGTATTACAGTTTATCAAGAGCAAGTGATGCTTTTGTCTCAGAAGCTAGCAAACTTCACTAAAGGTGATGCCGATGTACTTAGAAAGGCCATGGGTAAAAAGCAGATAGAGGTACTGAATAAATTAAAGAGTAAGTTTCTTGAAGGCGGTGCTGAAAATGGACATCCAGAAGAAATTTTAAATAAAGTATGGAAAGACTGGGAGGCTTTTGCTCAGTATGCCTTTAATAAATCTCACTCTACCTGTTACGCTTTTGTGGCCTATCAAACGGCTTATTTAAAGACGCATTATCCGTCTGAGTATATGGCGGGGGTATTGACCTCACAGCTAGGAAATATTGATAAGATTACCTTCTTTATGGAGGAATGTAGGGCTTTGGGTTTACCGGTATTAGGACCTGATGTCAATGAGTCTGCGAAGCGTTTTGGTGTTAATGAAAACGGAGAAATTAGATTTGGCCTTGCCGGAATTAAAGGAAGTGGAGACGCAGCCGTAGATGATATTATAACCAATAGGGAACAAGGGCCGTATAAAGATATCTACGACTTTATGACCAGAATTACACTCAGAACGGTCAATAAGAAAACCTTAGAATCTTTAGTTTATGCAGGAGGTTTTGATTGTTTTGAAGAAGTTGATAGGAGCCAGTATTTTGCTCAATATCCACAAGGTGGAAATTTTATTGAGATGCTTATTCGCTATGCCAATAAGATTCAGGAGGACAAAGATTCTGCACAAGCCTCTTTATTTGGTGATAGTGCTGGAGGTGGAGCTGTGGCAAGTCCTATTCCTGAAAAAGTAGAACCATGGGGTAATATTGAAAGATTAAAGTATGAAAAGGAAGTAGTAGGTTTTTATATTTCTGGACACCCTCTTGACCAGTTCTCTATTGAAATGAGTCTTTGTAAGCCTTTGGATACTTTAATGCTTCCAGAGAATAAGGACAGAGATTTTAGTGTGGGTGGAGTAATTACTATGGTGCAGCATAGGCAATCTAAAAATGGTAATCCGTTTGCTATTTTCAAACTAGAAGATTATGCGGGCTCTTTAGAAATGATGCTCTTTGGAAAAGACCACGTGACCTTTAATAATTATCTGATGGAGGGCCAATTTTTATTCATTAGAGGGAAAATACAGTCGAGATGGAATAGGGAGGACGAATTTGAATTTAAGCCCAAAGAAATGAAGCTTCTTTCTGAAGTTAAAAAGCAATATTTCAAGGAGGTTAATCTTAAAATAGACTTGAATAAAATAAACGAAAGCTTTATTCAAAACCTAAGAAAGGTAAGTACATCTCACCCAGGTGATTTTGAGCTTAAATTCAGCATATTCGATAATGCAGAAGAATTAAATCTTAACCTATTTAGCCGAAATTCTAAGATAGACATTAATAAAGAGGTTTATCAGGAATTGAATGAACTGTTGGGTGAAGGGAATGTAACCTTTGCTTAG
- the rpmI gene encoding 50S ribosomal protein L35: MPKQKTNSGSKKRFKITGTGKIKRKHAFHSHILTKKSKKRKSILAGVTLVHPSDEKRIKSLLAL, from the coding sequence ATGCCAAAACAAAAAACAAATTCTGGTTCGAAGAAGCGTTTCAAAATCACTGGAACAGGTAAGATCAAGCGTAAGCATGCATTTCATAGTCACATTTTGACTAAGAAATCAAAAAAACGTAAGTCTATCCTAGCTGGTGTTACGCTTGTTCACCCATCAGATGAGAAAAGAATTAAAAGCCTATTGGCTCTTTAA
- the rplT gene encoding 50S ribosomal protein L20: MPRSVNHVASRARRKKVLKLAKGYFGRRKNVWTVAKNAVEKALCYAYIGRKQKKRNFRKLWIVRINAGARQHGLSYSVFMNKLSNAGIDLNRKVLADLAMNHPDAFKAIVEKVK; this comes from the coding sequence ATGCCACGTAGTGTCAATCATGTAGCGTCGAGAGCAAGACGAAAAAAAGTGCTTAAACTTGCCAAAGGATATTTTGGTAGAAGAAAGAATGTTTGGACAGTAGCGAAAAACGCTGTTGAAAAAGCATTGTGTTACGCCTATATCGGTCGTAAACAAAAGAAAAGAAACTTCCGTAAATTATGGATAGTTCGTATTAATGCAGGTGCTAGACAGCACGGACTTTCTTATTCTGTTTTCATGAATAAGTTGTCAAATGCAGGAATCGATTTAAATCGTAAAGTATTAGCTGATTTAGCAATGAATCATCCTGATGCCTTCAAAGCGATAGTAGAAAAAGTTAAATAA
- a CDS encoding NPCBM/NEW2 domain-containing protein — translation MTTKIIKVIVFLLAANIPTFSQVNIDLPINKSVFQRNSSNQAIIYIAGTYSNTLVTSIQARLLNPTNSAVISGFDWTIIKSNPSKGQFYGQLNNVPAGWYKLEVRTVNTGSVLSSTNVDRVGVGDVYLISGQSNAAGIDTVTVPINFNEKVLSLNNYQGCFATYPNFAQLSPINTGHKISVTGESPWAYSRLGNLIETNLGIPVAFFNGAASGTSIENWVTSSNGGATTHPFTGLQYCNSVGAPYNLLNKALKYYPNIYGVRALIWHQGESDNLKSTSQADYTNRLNSFITKTRTDFGSIIPWMVSRASYYLGNTSVNVINGQNAVINNSSQIFAGPMTDGFTSSDRVDNIHFNQSGIIKFADGLYNSITTGSFLTSSVPIAAKTLPEISMSITNGSVTLTAPGGYSGYKWVPGNNINATALGTSASFSSSSGTYRCYLTDANGNVTMTQAVNVNNILSQQSLSSTFVDSLYLSSYTPYSIQNGLGPVAFDQSAGATLSESDGSTMEINGKSFSKGLGTHSGSELIYKMKTGLHSRFKASIGIDDDSFSGAGVIFKVYGETTLLYTSPTLTHLSDALNIDVNIAGYKSIKLTVDNSGGTLAANQADWANARVIFDKPKNLSATNIFKKCIQLNWTAANDLNGIVSYQLFKDDTLEATIPAGTLNYTFDNLSINTSYKLSVKALDINGFSSAKIDTNISTVSASILYSNNNQVCIGDTIVPTVSPLGGIFKVVDKPAAVTFDLTSSSTGAVSFGSEGFVLMRYAWAGTACVDSFDFYVGGLVKPQPPTVTNAADSLINKGTTLTLNASSCLSDYTIEWFDQTVNPSIMVSPIDTSSYFAFCKNSSCYSDTSNVIKVKVIPDCPNSFNLVSSKDNLNYGSKSFYFNASQTIIAANKLTNPTGATFKAAKNIKLNPGFEVKAGAVFSATIGGCP, via the coding sequence TTGACGACCAAAATCATAAAGGTAATAGTCTTTCTACTTGCAGCAAACATCCCCACTTTTAGCCAAGTAAATATTGACTTACCAATAAATAAATCAGTTTTTCAGAGAAACAGTAGCAATCAGGCTATCATTTATATTGCAGGAACATACTCTAATACTCTTGTAACTTCTATACAGGCCAGACTATTAAATCCCACAAACTCTGCAGTCATATCTGGTTTTGACTGGACAATAATAAAATCAAACCCCAGTAAGGGTCAGTTTTATGGTCAGTTAAACAATGTACCTGCTGGCTGGTATAAGCTAGAGGTTAGAACGGTAAACACAGGCTCCGTTTTAAGCAGCACTAATGTTGATAGAGTTGGAGTAGGTGACGTGTATTTAATTTCAGGACAATCTAATGCAGCGGGAATTGATACTGTGACTGTCCCGATAAATTTTAATGAAAAAGTTTTAAGTCTAAATAACTATCAAGGTTGCTTTGCCACCTACCCAAATTTTGCTCAGCTTTCTCCCATAAATACAGGTCATAAAATTTCCGTTACTGGAGAAAGCCCATGGGCTTACAGTAGACTAGGAAATCTAATTGAAACTAATCTAGGTATTCCAGTGGCATTTTTTAATGGAGCAGCGAGTGGAACCAGTATCGAAAACTGGGTAACCAGTTCTAATGGTGGAGCCACCACCCACCCATTTACAGGACTCCAATATTGCAATTCCGTAGGTGCTCCTTATAACCTTCTTAACAAAGCTTTGAAATATTATCCCAACATTTACGGAGTACGGGCTCTCATCTGGCATCAAGGAGAATCTGATAATTTAAAAAGCACTTCTCAGGCAGATTACACTAACAGGCTCAACTCCTTTATTACTAAAACAAGAACAGATTTTGGTTCAATTATTCCTTGGATGGTAAGCAGAGCTAGTTATTACCTAGGCAATACTTCAGTAAACGTTATCAATGGGCAAAACGCTGTAATTAACAATTCCAGTCAAATATTTGCAGGTCCGATGACGGACGGCTTCACCTCTTCAGACAGAGTAGACAATATTCACTTTAATCAATCTGGCATTATAAAGTTTGCTGATGGCCTTTATAATTCGATTACGACTGGTAGTTTTCTTACCTCTTCTGTACCAATAGCCGCTAAGACTCTTCCTGAAATAAGTATGAGTATAACAAATGGCTCTGTCACTTTAACAGCACCCGGGGGCTACTCTGGCTACAAATGGGTCCCTGGAAATAACATTAACGCTACTGCATTAGGAACAAGTGCTAGCTTTTCTAGCTCCAGTGGTACTTACAGATGTTACTTAACTGATGCCAACGGTAATGTTACCATGACGCAAGCTGTCAATGTTAATAATATCCTTAGTCAACAAAGCCTTTCCAGTACTTTTGTAGATAGCCTTTATTTATCAAGCTACACACCATATAGTATTCAAAACGGCCTAGGCCCGGTGGCCTTTGATCAAAGTGCTGGTGCAACACTCAGCGAATCCGATGGCAGCACCATGGAAATCAATGGAAAATCATTCAGTAAGGGTTTAGGAACTCATTCTGGTTCTGAGCTAATCTACAAAATGAAAACGGGGCTGCACTCTAGATTTAAAGCTTCGATAGGAATTGATGACGATTCTTTTAGTGGTGCTGGTGTTATTTTTAAAGTTTACGGAGAAACTACTCTTCTATACACCAGCCCTACGCTCACCCATCTTTCCGATGCTCTAAATATCGACGTTAATATAGCAGGCTACAAGAGCATAAAACTAACAGTAGATAATAGTGGAGGAACACTAGCTGCCAATCAGGCCGACTGGGCGAATGCTAGAGTCATTTTTGACAAACCAAAAAACCTTAGTGCTACCAATATATTTAAAAAGTGTATTCAATTAAACTGGACAGCTGCGAATGACCTAAATGGAATAGTTTCTTATCAACTATTTAAGGACGATACCCTTGAAGCTACTATTCCGGCTGGTACTTTAAATTATACATTTGATAATCTCTCTATTAATACCTCATACAAACTTAGTGTAAAGGCTCTTGATATTAACGGATTCTCTAGTGCTAAGATTGACACTAATATAAGTACAGTAAGTGCCTCTATACTTTATTCCAATAATAATCAAGTATGCATAGGTGACACTATAGTTCCTACTGTTTCACCCTTAGGTGGCATCTTTAAAGTAGTTGATAAGCCAGCTGCCGTAACTTTTGATTTAACTTCTTCCAGCACAGGTGCTGTATCGTTTGGCTCTGAAGGCTTTGTTCTTATGAGATACGCCTGGGCGGGAACTGCATGTGTTGACAGTTTTGATTTCTATGTGGGCGGATTGGTTAAACCTCAACCACCAACGGTCACAAATGCTGCCGATAGCCTCATAAATAAAGGAACAACTTTAACCTTAAACGCTTCATCGTGTTTAAGTGATTATACCATAGAGTGGTTTGACCAAACGGTAAACCCATCTATTATGGTATCCCCTATTGATACTAGTAGCTATTTTGCCTTTTGTAAAAATTCCTCCTGCTATAGTGACACCTCAAATGTTATTAAAGTTAAAGTAATACCTGACTGTCCGAACAGTTTTAATTTGGTATCCTCAAAAGATAACTTGAATTACGGTTCAAAATCATTCTACTTTAATGCATCGCAAACTATTATTGCGGCTAATAAACTCACAAATCCTACAGGTGCAACTTTTAAAGCTGCTAAAAACATAAAGCTAAATCCTGGGTTTGAAGTAAAGGCAGGGGCTGTCTTTTCGGCTACTATTGGCGGATGCCCTTGA
- the dnaK gene encoding molecular chaperone DnaK codes for MGKIIGIDLGTTNSCVAVMEGNEPVVIANSEGARTTPSIVAFLENGEKKVGAPAKRQAITNPKNTIASAKRFMGKKYSEVSSELKTIAYDVEKGNNDTPRVRIGDRQYTPQEISAFILQKMKQTAEDYLGTEVTEAVITVPAYFNDSERQATKEAGTIAGLDVKRIINEPTAAALAYGLDKQDKDATIAVFDLGGGTFDVSILELGDGVFEVKSTDGDTHLGGDDFDQVIIEWLADEFKKDEGVDLRHDAMALQRLKEAAEKAKMELSSSSQAEINLPYIFPVDGVPKHLVRSLSRAKFEQLADSLFTRMMEPCKRAMKNAGISNGQIDEIILVGGSTRMPKVQEEVEKFWGKKPSKGVNPDEAVAVGAAIQGGVLTGEVKDILLLDVIPLSLGIETMGSVFTKMIESNTTIPTKKVEVFSTAADNQPSVELHVLQGERPLANQNKSLGRFHLDGIPPAGRGIPQIEVTFDVDANGILNVTAKDKGTGKEQNIRIEASSGLSDEEIQKMRDEAKANEESDKAEKEKIEKVNAADAMVFSTEKQLKEYGDKLSEPNKTAIEGALTELKAAHASADLTAIDGAMEKINTAWQAASQEIYAAEQAAAGADAGASGADAAPSEDEGVTDVNFEEVTDETKA; via the coding sequence ATGGGAAAAATTATAGGAATTGACTTAGGAACAACTAACTCCTGTGTGGCAGTAATGGAGGGAAATGAGCCTGTAGTAATTGCCAACAGTGAAGGAGCAAGAACAACCCCTTCAATAGTGGCGTTTCTAGAAAACGGTGAAAAGAAAGTAGGTGCTCCTGCCAAACGCCAAGCCATAACAAATCCAAAAAACACGATTGCGTCTGCAAAACGTTTTATGGGTAAAAAATATTCTGAAGTAAGCTCTGAGCTAAAAACTATTGCTTACGATGTAGAAAAAGGTAATAACGACACGCCAAGAGTAAGAATTGGTGATAGACAATATACTCCTCAAGAAATCTCGGCTTTCATTCTTCAAAAGATGAAGCAAACAGCGGAAGATTATTTAGGAACAGAAGTAACAGAAGCTGTAATTACAGTACCTGCATACTTTAATGACTCTGAAAGACAAGCAACTAAAGAAGCTGGTACAATTGCAGGGCTTGATGTTAAAAGAATTATCAATGAGCCTACTGCAGCAGCATTAGCTTATGGTCTTGACAAGCAAGACAAAGACGCTACTATAGCAGTATTTGACCTTGGTGGTGGAACTTTTGACGTATCTATCCTTGAATTGGGTGATGGCGTTTTTGAAGTAAAATCTACTGACGGTGATACACACTTAGGTGGTGATGACTTTGACCAAGTAATTATAGAGTGGTTAGCTGACGAATTCAAAAAAGACGAAGGTGTAGACTTACGTCATGATGCTATGGCATTACAACGTTTGAAAGAAGCTGCTGAAAAAGCTAAAATGGAGCTTTCTAGCTCATCTCAAGCTGAAATCAACTTACCATACATCTTCCCAGTGGACGGTGTACCTAAGCACTTAGTACGTTCATTATCAAGAGCGAAATTTGAGCAATTGGCTGACTCTTTATTCACTAGAATGATGGAGCCATGTAAGAGAGCCATGAAAAACGCTGGTATTTCTAACGGTCAAATTGATGAAATCATCTTAGTAGGTGGTTCTACTAGAATGCCTAAGGTTCAGGAAGAAGTTGAGAAATTCTGGGGTAAAAAACCTTCTAAAGGTGTTAATCCTGATGAGGCTGTAGCTGTAGGTGCCGCTATTCAAGGTGGTGTTTTAACAGGTGAAGTAAAAGACATTCTTTTATTAGATGTTATTCCTCTTTCTTTAGGTATTGAAACTATGGGAAGTGTGTTTACTAAAATGATTGAGTCTAACACCACTATTCCTACTAAGAAAGTAGAAGTATTCTCTACGGCTGCTGACAATCAACCATCTGTAGAGCTTCACGTTCTTCAAGGTGAGCGACCATTAGCTAATCAAAATAAATCTCTTGGTAGATTCCACTTAGATGGTATTCCACCAGCAGGTAGAGGTATTCCTCAAATTGAAGTAACATTTGATGTAGATGCTAACGGTATCTTAAATGTTACAGCTAAAGACAAAGGAACTGGAAAAGAGCAAAATATTCGTATTGAAGCATCATCTGGACTATCTGACGAAGAAATTCAAAAGATGCGTGACGAAGCTAAAGCTAACGAAGAGTCTGACAAAGCTGAGAAAGAGAAGATTGAGAAAGTAAACGCAGCTGACGCAATGGTGTTCTCTACAGAGAAACAATTGAAAGAGTATGGCGATAAACTTTCTGAGCCAAACAAAACGGCTATTGAAGGTGCTTTAACTGAACTTAAAGCCGCTCATGCTTCTGCTGACCTAACGGCTATTGATGGAGCTATGGAGAAAATCAATACAGCGTGGCAAGCAGCTTCTCAGGAAATATATGCAGCAGAACAAGCAGCAGCCGGTGCTGATGCAGGTGCTTCTGGTGCTGATGCAGCCCCTTCTGAAGATGAAGGTGTAACAGATGTTAACTTTGAAGAAGTAACAGACGAAACTAAGGCTTAA
- a CDS encoding sugar phosphate isomerase/epimerase family protein: MKNIKNLLLSLAVPFLLISCSQQPKNEETKSVTVKPKYSLAQWSFNRDLKAGDMNTVDFINAAAEMDFEGVEYVSQFFQDKVTDFAYLDSLKAAAKDAGILSLMIQVDEIGNLCASDDDERNAAVELGKKWLDASKYLGCTSMRVNAHGDGTPEEMKAQAIEGIGRLADYANEVGVRLIIENHGSMSSNGAWLADLIAQLSDKNVGTLDDFHNWCYETISGSIWGPCAKEYDYYKGFEELIGTAEGVSVKAFKFDSLGNEPDLDFPKFFKIMKNAGYDGYLGIEYEGTDLSSKEGILKTKALAEKTWNEVY, encoded by the coding sequence ATGAAAAATATCAAAAACCTTTTACTCTCACTTGCAGTTCCTTTTCTGCTTATTTCTTGCTCTCAGCAACCTAAGAATGAGGAAACCAAATCAGTAACAGTAAAGCCAAAATACTCTTTAGCCCAATGGTCATTCAATAGAGATTTAAAAGCTGGCGACATGAATACAGTTGATTTTATCAATGCAGCTGCTGAAATGGATTTTGAAGGCGTAGAATACGTCTCTCAATTCTTTCAAGATAAGGTTACTGACTTTGCTTACTTGGACAGCTTAAAGGCTGCAGCAAAGGATGCAGGAATATTAAGTCTAATGATTCAGGTAGATGAAATAGGTAATTTATGTGCTTCAGACGATGACGAACGAAATGCAGCAGTAGAATTAGGTAAAAAATGGTTAGACGCCAGTAAATACCTAGGCTGCACCAGTATGAGAGTAAATGCTCATGGTGATGGTACACCTGAAGAAATGAAAGCTCAGGCCATAGAAGGTATAGGCAGACTAGCAGATTATGCGAATGAGGTAGGTGTTAGACTTATTATTGAAAATCACGGTAGTATGTCAAGCAATGGAGCATGGCTAGCCGACTTAATAGCTCAACTTTCAGATAAAAATGTAGGTACTTTAGACGATTTCCATAACTGGTGTTATGAAACCATAAGTGGCTCTATTTGGGGACCATGTGCTAAAGAATATGACTATTATAAAGGTTTTGAAGAGTTAATAGGCACCGCCGAAGGTGTAAGCGTAAAGGCGTTTAAGTTTGACTCATTAGGAAACGAGCCAGACTTAGATTTTCCAAAATTCTTTAAAATCATGAAAAATGCTGGCTATGATGGCTACCTAGGTATAGAGTACGAAGGCACTGACCTTTCTTCTAAAGAAGGCATTCTAAAGACAAAGGCATTGGCTGAGAAAACTTGGAATGAAGTTTATTAG
- a CDS encoding putative quinol monooxygenase, which yields MITLIATITAKKDAVEAVKAALLNLVKHTIEEPGNIQYVLHQEIENPNIFRFYEQFKDQAAFEYHGQQPYIKAMASNAHLMEKPTVLTFLDLV from the coding sequence ATGATAACATTAATTGCTACAATTACGGCGAAAAAAGATGCTGTAGAAGCAGTAAAGGCAGCACTTTTAAACCTAGTAAAGCACACGATTGAAGAGCCAGGGAATATTCAATATGTGCTTCACCAAGAAATTGAGAATCCGAATATTTTCAGATTCTATGAGCAATTTAAAGACCAAGCTGCTTTTGAATACCACGGACAGCAGCCGTATATAAAAGCTATGGCCTCAAACGCACATTTAATGGAAAAACCAACTGTTTTGACATTTTTGGATTTGGTTTAA